CTTTAGCGGATCCGGTGTGGATGTCGCGTTTTTATCTATTGTTTCTATCTCGTTTCTTATGTGTGCAATCTGCTCGTCCTTTTGGCGAATCTCCTCATTTATCTTTTCAATCTGCATGGTATGGTGCAACAATTTCTCTCTGAGTACGTTCTGCTCCTTTTCAATGTGGGCTAGAAGCGACTCTTTGTCGTTTTCGGTTATGTATTTGCAGTTTACTCTTTCTAATTCCTCTCTTGGCTTTATCGTGTTGTTTTGAAGCGCTGCTACCTCTTCTTTGAACTTGCGTTCCTGCTCCTTTAGCATGTTTATCTTGTTCTTTTTTTCCACCAAGTGCGCGTTTATGAATTTGAGGTACTGGTTCGTGTTGTTCATCTGGTCCATGAACTCCTCGGACTTTTCCTTTACCACCCCTGCCTTGCTTGACGACTTGTCCTTTCCAAAGATTATGGTCCTATCAGATACCGATAACGGGTCTAGCGCCTCTATCTTGGTGCCGACCCCAGTTATATGTGACCATTCGTCGTTCTGGGCCTTTCGGGCGTTTTCTTCCTCTTCTTCCTTGGTGAGTCTGTTGATGTATTTTTCAGTCAATGCGTACCCTGCTACCTTCTATGATATGATTTGGCAGTTGTCCGAAAAGGATGAGCTCTGACAATGTTTATCATACGTTGTGACGTAACACACACTGAATTTCGCACAACGGAATTCCTGCAAGTGAAAAAACTAGGAGAATCTGACGCTTGCAGACATTATTATATCAAAAAGGGATCTTGCCGTACCTTAGACATATAAATACGACCCTGATAGGTGCCGTAATGCTCAGCAACCAAGACGCCGCATGGCTGAAACTCTGGAGGGAAAACTCGCCTGAAATAAGAAAGAGGGCCATCCAGTGGAGAAAACAGAACGCATTTACAAGAATCGACAAGCCAAGCCGAATACAAAAGGCAAGGCGCCTCGGATACAAGGCAAAGCAGGGAATGGTGTCAATTAGGGTGCGAGTTGGAACCGGCGGCATGAGGCGACAAAGACCTGTTGCCGGAAGAAGACAAAAGCACCTTGGTGTGAACCACATGAAGGCAGAGGTAAACATGAAGCAGGTTGCAGACCGAAGGGTGGCAGAAAAATACAAGAACTTGAAACTACTTGGCTCGTACTTTTTGTACAAGGACGGATTTCACTACTGGTTTGAGGCAATACTTGCAGACAAGTCCCACCCAAGAATAGCAAAGGACAAAGAACTCCGCAAAAGAGTAATTCCTGCATAAATTGAAGTTTCTTTTACTTTTAATCCCGTTACTGGTTTTGCCCGCATATGCTGAGCCGCTTGCTGACAAGACCGGCTTTAAGGCAGGGTACGACGTTGTAGTTGACGGAAGGACCTACACCATAGAAACCATATCTAACTTTGACATAAGAAAGGTCTCACTTGAGGGGGGGAATTTGGTGTTTGACATCTCAAGCAGCCTTCAGAACAACTTTGGCGAGCTGCAGATTCCGCAGAACGTCACATCTGGTGATGCAAAGTTCTTTGTGGATGGTATAGAGATATTTCCAAAGGTCTTACAAAACGACCGGATACGATTTGTCACACTCGAGTTTGCAGGAAACGGTACCCACACGCTGACTGTGGTCGGCGAGGCTGCGCAAAGTGAGCCAATCGTTGAATCGGTAGATGGGCCAGTCGATTACATCCTGATAGTGGCGCCTGCAATTATAATTGGCGCAGTTGCTGCAATTACTGTCGTGTTTAAGAAACTAAAGAACTCTACTCGTTGAGCAGCTCTTGAATCATCGGCTCGATGTGTCCCATCTGGCCAAACGAGACGTCGCGTAAAATTCCCTTTCTGTCTACTAGAATGGTCGAAGGTGTCCCTCGAAGCGAGAACTTGTCAAACGTCTCTGCGGAGTATTCCTTTGACTTGAAGTATTGCTCCACTCTTGCCAGGATCTGCTTTTTGTAGTCTTCTGGCTGCTCGTCAAAGTCTGGAATTTGGCTTTTGATGAACGCTGTCATCTTTTCGATGCTTGGCGCACCTGACTCTTTTACCAGCATGTCCATTCCAAGCGGGAAAGGTATCTTGTATGGTATCTTTCCATCGGGTGATTTTCCGTACTGGGCAAGCGCCTTTCTTGTCTCGCCTACCGTTTCTCCAGTCTTTACCAATAATTCCAAGTTTTCAACTGTATTCTTGTCAAAATCCTCAAATGCCGTGGCAATTCCCAGCACTCTTACGCCGCTGTCCTTGTACTTGTTGTAGATGTTGATTGCCTCCGGTATCCCGTACAGGAAACATCCTGGGCAGTTTACCTGAAATACCTCCACTAGGACTATCTTGTCCTTTTCCTGGTCTATGTTGGTGGGCATTCCCTGAACCCACTTTGACACTCCGAGGTTTGGTGCCTTTTGTCCTATTTGGGCAATCACAAAATGCATGAAAATTATTTCACTTTAAAAGGTAACTGTTGAGGTTCGTCAAGTAGAATAATATACAGAGAAATTTTCCTGACGATCAGAAATGGACGTAGTACCTGAGAAAAGACTTGCACTGTTTGCCGAAATGGAGGACAGATACGAAAAGCACGACGTGGACTATTTTGTAAAGCTGTTGGACCACGACGATTATGTGGTGAGGACTCGGGCTACATGCATTTTGGTAGACTTTGGCGGTGAGGACAAGATCCAATATATCGCAAAGGTGCTCAAAAACGACTCCAACGAACTGGTCCGACACGAGGCGGCGTTTTCCCTAGGGCAGATGGGCTATCGGAGTGGAATTCCACATCTTGAGGATGCTACTGCAAACGACCCAAGCATGTTCGTAAGGCACGAGGCTGCAATCGCTTTGGGTGTAGTCGGGGCAAAGGAGGCAAAGCCCGTTTTGGAAAAAGCACTGTCCGATCCAAGCGAGCCTGTGGTGGAATCGGCAGTTGTCGCCTTGTCCAACCTTATCTTCATGGAAAAGCTCTCAAAGAACGAGAAATTTGCCAAGCTAACCGGCGGATAGGTAAAATCGCACTGACTTTTGGTTTGCTTACATTCCATGGAAAGTATATTGTATTAGGAATGCAGTGAATCGTCATGCAGGAGAATCCGGTACGCTCACTTATTGAGGACTTGGGAAGGAACCTGTCGCAAAAGCCGCAGTCAGACCACCTGTTTCCGTATGGCAAGATACAGGGAAAAGCAATAGTTCCTGAAAATTTCGTAGAGATTACCGATGTGAAAAACCCAAGAAAAATTGCATTCGTCGACGGGGGAGACGGCGTACTGGAAGAGTCTCCGAACTTTATGATTATCGTGAACCGAGTATACTTTTCAATGTTCCAGGGAAAGAAAAGAATCAACGCATCGAAACTAAAACAGCGAATAGAGTTCTTTTCGTATGTGGTGTCAGAAGTGGTAGGAGATGACGATAAAAAATCCATCTCGTATAATACAAAATTATTCCCATATTCAAAATCGGATTTGTCATATTTACCAGATGAATCGGACTTGGCATCAAAGACTGAGAGCAGCAACGTCCAGGAATCAAAGCTGATCTCTTTGTCCAGAAGATTTGCAGAATGGAACCTTGCGGCAAGCGTGGTGTCTGAGGAACTATCCGAGGGCGACATTCTGGTGATGGATGGCTCACTACAAACAGGATACAAGAACGAGTCAAAGTATGCATCAAAATTATACGACATTGCACAGGAAAAGGGAGTGATAATCTGCGGCCTTGCAAAGACTAGTCGCCTGATAATGGACTCAGGCGAGCCATTCCTTGCAAGGATTCAGGAGATTGCCGAAGGCGTTCCATATGGGACATGGTTTGTAGAGGTGGCAGAGATGGCATCATCTGATAACAGGGGTCACATGCTTGCGGCAAAGTTCCACCCGAATTCAAGGCACATATTCCGATTTGAGATTCTGCGGGAGCAGTTCAACGGAATGGACGACTCTGAGAAAAACGACATCCTTGCAAGCCTTGCCGCAAATTCACACGACATTGCCATGCCTGGATACCCGTACGGCTCCATAGATGCCGACAGGTTTGCCCAGGTCCGAAAGAACGAGCTTGACATGTACCGGGGTCTGATAAAGGCAGAGATGTCCAAGATTTCAGAATGGAAGAGGCTTCAAAAGTATACGTTAACCACAAGGTTCCACGACGATCTGAACTGGGTGACCAGCTGATGAATGACGTGGATATCGTAGGCCAGGTAATAGGCGGCTCTTTTGGGGACATCTTGGTACGAGAAAAGTCCGGAAGGAACTTGGAGATTGGTGATTTACTGGTGTCCGATGAGAACGGCTCGTTTCTGATTTTGCAGGTATTTGCCTTGGAGTATGGCAGCCAGATTCAGGACAAGATGCAGCAGATGATGTCGGGTGTAAATCTAGAGCAGGGCGGAATCAATGCGGAATTTTACGAGCCGGAATTTGTAAACTATGTGTTGGCCAGGATAAAACCGCTTGCGCGCGTTGCAAAATCTGATGATAAGGTGACACTGCCAAAGTCGCTCCCGATGTTCTTTAACAAGTTAAGATTAGTCCAGTCAAGCGACCTTACATTCCTCAAAAGGGGAGGAGAGCAGATCTATCTTGGGAAGATCCGCAGCGGAAGCAAGATTGTGGATGCAGACGTGTGGCTCAAGGCAGAGGACGTGTTCACGCACCATATCTTGATTCCTGCAACTACTGGTCGCGGAAAGAGTAACCTTGTAAAAACCATCATGTGGCACGTGCTGGACTCCAACAAGGTGGGCGCACTAGTCCTTGATGCGCACGACGAATACTATGGAAGAAAGGATGCGGGACTCAAGGACCATCCAAAGGCAAAGCAGAACCTTGTCTACTACACACCCACCCCGCCGCCTGGTGCAAACCGGCTTGTAATTAATTTGGAATCACTACGGCCTGAGCACTTTTTGGGCATTGTCGAGTTCTCTGACGCGCAGTGGCAGGCAATTCGAAGCTACAACGCAAAGGAGCGAGAGTTCTGGATCAGCAGGATAATGACAGAACCGCTAGTCTCACTTGGTATTGGGAGCGGCGCGGAGACACACATTGCCACGCTTGCCGTACTAAAGCGAAAACTGAGGCTTATTTTGAGCTTGGAAGTAGATGAGGACGGCAGGATACACTCTAAAAACGAGGTATTCGATGCGGGCTCAAAGGGGCTCACCACAGTAGATGACATAGTGAGGGATATTGAGGCTGGAAAAATAGTCATACTGGACACATCGCGCCTTGGCAACGAGGCAGAACTTATCGTAGGAAACATCATTGCGTCTAGGATATTTGAACGGTACAAGGAACACAAGGCAAAGGGCGAATTGGAGCGAAAACCTGTAGTCACCGTCGTGATTGAGGAGGCACCAAGAGTGATTGGCGAGGACAAAGTCATACCGAGAAACGAGAACATCTACAGTACGATAGCAAAGGAGGGGCGCAAGTTCAAGATAGGACTTACTGCTATAACCCAGCTGAGCAGCGTCATTCCAAGGACCATCTTGGCAAACATGAACACCAAGATCATTTTGGGAAACGAGATGGTGCAGGAACGCAAGGCGATCATAGAGAGCGCATCGCAGGATTTGTCTGAAGATGACCGAAACATTGCAAGCCTTGACAAGGGAGAGGCTATAATTTCCAGCATATTTGTGCCGTTTGCAATTCCGATCAAGATTCCGCTGTTTGAGGATTTGATTAGGCAAAAGGATAATTCAAAAGAATTGCCAAAGCCAAAAGTGTACTAGAACATGAGATTTGCACACCTTGCCGACATACACCTAGGATTTCAGAAATACGAGGCGCTGCAAAAAATAGAACAGGAAGTGTTTGAGCGGGCACTGGATGACTGCATCACAAAAAAGGTCGACTTTATCCTGATTCCGGGGGATCTGTTCCACGTAAACATCCCCGAGATGCGTGTGCAAAAGTTTGCGTTTCGCAAGTTCAAAGAGATTCATGATCTTGGAATTCCAGTGTATGTTGTGTATGGAAGCCATGATTTCAGTCCGGTTTCAAACTCTGTAATTGACTTGCTGGTGGAGACTGGATACCTTACCAAGGTGACAAAGGTAATCGGGGTTGACCAAAAGATACATCTTGACTTTATGGTGGACAAGAAAACCGGAGCCCTGATTGCCGGACTGTCCGGACTAAAGGCTGGCAAGGATTCTATGTGGTACGAGAAACTGGACCGAGAATCACTTGAATCCGTGCCTGGATTTAAGATATTTTTGTTCCATGGGGGGCTGGATGAGATGAAGACAGAAGAGACTGCCGAAGGTGATTTCATGCCGTTGTCCCTACTTCCTCGGAACTTTGACTATTATGCAGGCGGCCATCTCCACACATTCTCACACCAGAAATATTCTGACTATCCAAATGTCGTGTATCCTGGAACGGTATTTGCAGGATACCACAGCGATTTGGAAGAGAACGCAAAGGGGCGCAAAAGAGGATATGTGCTAGTTGACTTTGATGACAAAGTAAACAATGTGGAATTTGTAGAAATTCCAAATGTAAAATACGAGTATGTGGAAATCGATGCAAAAAACAAGGCCTCAAAATCTGTCAACTCTGAGCTTGCAGGTAAGGTGTTAGAGATCGACGCATCTGGCAAAGTTATTGTAATCCGGGTGGAAGGCGAGCTTGCACAGGGAAAAACATCGGACGTTGACTTTTTTTTGGCAAAACGGGTTTTGAAAGAAAAGGGAGCGCTGGAGATAAAGATAAACCAGAACAAACTGTCCTCACGGGAATACAAGATTACAGAGGCTGCAGGAAGAAACAAGGAGGAAATAGAATCAAATGTCTTCAAGGAAAACATTGGGCAGCTGCGAATCAACCAAAAGGAGCTACTGTCTGATTCCGGAGTTGACGTGGCAAAAAAACTACTTGCTGCACTAAGCATGCCAATTTTGGAAAATGAGAAAAAGCAAGACTATGCCAAGCGCGTAGAGCAGACTGCACTTGACATTCTGGGGCTGTCAAAATGATACTGAACTATATCGAGCTGGAAAACATCCGAAGCTACGACAAGGAGAGAATCGACTTTCCGCGCGGAATCACACTGTTTGAGGGAGACATTGGTTCTGGGAAATCAACCGTTCTGATGGGAATAGAATTTGCTCTGTTTGGGCTTGGGTCGCAAAAGCCGGAATCACTGCTTAGCAAAAAGGCAAGCGAGGGGAGCGTGATTTTGGAGTTTGAGATTGACGAAAAAAGGTATGTGGTAAAGCGAAAGCTGAGGCGCAAGGGCGATTCCGTAAGCCAGGACGCCAAGGACTCGTACCTGATTTCGGACGGACAGACGGAGCCACTGTCACCTGCGGAGCTAAAGCAGCGAGTCTTACAGGTCTTGAAGTTTAACGAACCGTCCGATCCTCGCTCTGAGAGCAGGATATTCCGCTATGCCGTGTTTACTCCGCAGGAGGAGATGAAACAGATCCTACGGGACGTTCAGAAGAGACTGGAGACAATACGCAAGGCCTTTGGCGTTGAGGATTACAAGACAATACTTGACAACGCAAAGAGCCTGTCCCAGACCATCAAGGAAAAGATGGCAGAGGCTAGGGTGCGATTCGAAAAACTGGATGAGAATGAGCAGAGTCTTGCAAAATTACTGAATGATGTCAAGGAATTGGAATCAGAAATTTCAAAGCTGAACTTGCAGAAAAGCCAACTCGAGGAAAAAAAATTGCAGACAAAAAAAGAGTTGGATCTGTTAAAGCATCAGGTAAGGCAAAAGGAACGTCTGGAACTGGATGTGGAAAAGATTCAGGATCAGGTAAAAAACAAGAAATCTCTTGTCTCAAAGCTAGAGTCTGGTATTTTGCGATACCAAAAAGAAATATTGGAGATTGACTCTGACCTTGAGCGTCTGGGGAAAATCATATCTCCCACAACAAAGACCCTGTCTGAGATTGATGATCAGATTTCAAGATTGTCTGATCTTCGAGATGTGATGCGTGACAAGAAATCAAAACTAGGCTCATTGGAATCTGACCTTGAAAAGCTAACAACGCAACTGGGAGAAAATGCTGACCTTCAACTGCGAGAGCGAGACAAACTGCAAAAGGAACTAGATGACATCAGAACAAAAAAGGAATCAGTTCAAAACGAGTATGACTCTATAACAAAACATAGGATCGAACTCGAAAAGGAGAAAAGAGATGTCATGAAAATGCTGGACGGCCTAAAAGGGCTTGGCGCAAAATGCCCACACTGCGAGCACGAACTTACCGTAGAACACAAGCAAAAGGTGGGCTCTGAAAAACAATCAAAGTTGCGCGAAATTGAGGGGGTTCTTGGACAGATTGAGGCCAAAACGAGAGATCTTTTGACTGCGCTTGAGACACTGAAATCCGATGAATCAAAAAAAGACGAAAAAATAAGGCAGATTGATAGGATTGCCCCTTTGCGCGACCAATGGTTTGAAAAGAATCAGGTCAAGCTCACACTATTGCAAGACATCACAACACTGGAATCTGGGTATGTCATTACAGAAGAGCCATCATTTCCAAATGGTGGTGACGATGCGTTATCTTATCTTAGAAAAATGAAGGATGCTCAAAAAGAGTTCTTGTTGTCAAAACAAAAATTATCTGATTTAGAGTCTAGAAAAAATATTCTTCTTCATGATGTTGATACCGGCCAAGTACAAATTGATTCAGAAAATGCAGCGCTATCAAAATTAGATTCGGATTTGCAGTTGCTTTCAAGACAATTGTCTGAATTTTCCGAGCTTGCAGAATCTGTTGAGCAAAAAGAAAGAGAACATTCTGATCTGGATTCAAGGATCGATTCAACCAAAACATCATTGATAAAACACAATCAGATGTTGGAAACCGGCCAGTCTAAAATCAAAGAGATGCAAACAAGCATTGTGGAATCGAAATCCTGGAAGGAAAAGCACACAAAGTTTTCAAATTATCATGACTGGCTAAAAGAATTCTTTATTCCGACAATAGACAGGATAGAAAAACAGGTCTTGCTGTCGATTCAACAGAACTTCAATGAGATATACCGAAAATGGTATTCTGTTCTGATTGATGACGTTACAAAAGAGTCTAGAATAAACGAAGAGTTTACGCCTCTTGTGGAACAGGACGGCTTTGAGCAGGACGTGGACTTTCTGAGTGGTGGGGAAAAGACAAGCATTGCACTTGCGTACAGGCTGACTCTAAACTCCATGATGAGGCAAGAGTCAGAAGGGCTGAAATCCAACCTGTTAATACTGGATGAGCCAACTGATGGGTTTTCAAAGGCACAACTGTCCAAGGTGAGGAATCTGCTTTACGAATTAAAATCACAGCAAATCATTCTGGTGTCCCATGAAAAAGAGCTTGAAACGTATGTGGACAACATATTTCAGATAACAAAGGACTCTGGGGTATCAAAAGTGATGAGATTAAGCAACTAGTCTGCCCCTGGATATAAAATCAGATATTCTTCAGGATTCTTTCTCTGGTTCTTTGATTTTAGCGCGTCTTGGTAGAAGTCGAAATGCTCTATTGCGTATAGTCTGCTTCCGTATGGACCAAATGGATCAATTCCTACTAGATTAAATCCTGATTCTGGTGTTAACAATATTTTTTCTTCTTTAGTTATCTCTTGCAATTACGTGTTGATGTTCCTGAAAAACTGTAATTTATTTACATTGTTTCATTTTTCACTTTATTTTTAATTTGTTAGTGTTGTTGGTTTCTTGGAGTTGAGCCCCTTTGGACCCAAAAATTTTCTAATCTAATTTTATATAGTAAATCCACGAAATTAGACTGTGTCAGAAAAAAGAGATTACAACATTTTGATAAAAAAAGATGGAAAATTCTACTTTGGGCAATGCATTGAAATCCCACAAGCTAGGGGCCAAGGTAATACGAAAACAGAAGCAATTGAAGACACAAAAAAAGCCATCAAACTCTGCAAATCGTATTTAGAAAGTAAAAAGAAATCCTCCAAACTAGTAACTGTTTCAATTTGAGCCTTCCTGTAATTGGATGGAAACAGGTTCTAAAGGCGTTAAAGAAAAAAGGATTTTACCCAACCAGACAAACTGGAAGTCACATAATTGTTGAGAATGGCCATGGGCTATGGACTGCAATACCAAGGAAAAACGAACTTGGAAAAGGACTGTTACTTGAAATTATTGCCGAATGTGGCCTTACAAAGAAAGAGTTTTTAGAACTACTGTAGAGCAATACCCAATTCATAACCCAAAGTGGTTTTTAAAAAAATCAATGTAGGTGTATTGTAAGCCCCACAATGATTCTCTGCCGTTTCTGTTCGGTTCCAATCTGTTACGTACCGGCACAAACCTAGAGGGCTGACTTGATCTTCCTTAAATCTCGTTATGATTTTGTATGGGGGTTTGGACAAACATCTTTCATGCAAAAAGCCTGATTATATTCCCAAATTGTATTCTACTGATGATGTCCCCGCAGACAAAAAGTTGATCTATCAAAAGTGGGAAATTCCACACTTGGGGTTCTATTGGCTTGTCGCCGAATTGGACAAAAATGAGAATCTCGCTTACGGTTATGCTAATCTAAATGATGACTTGTTTGCCGAGTGGGGGTACATTAGCATAGATGAACTTGTAGGGAACAATGCAGTTTGTTGTATGAATTGGAAACCTTGTTCGTTTATTGATGCACAGAAAAAAATGAAGCAACGCAGAAGAGAACGTGTTAACCAATATCTTTAATTTATCATTCCCGAATCAGTTACTTTTTTTATCACGATTTTGGAATGGTGTTTTTATTTGTAGATTACTGCTTCAGTTTTTCTTTGATTACCTGATATAGCAGATCTTCCTTTGGATTGTCAAGCAGGTACTGAATGAATTTTTTCGGATCTTTCTTCCAAGCTAGTACTGTCTGCAGGTGTTTTTCAAATGTTGGAAACGCATTTTTCTTTTCAAATTCTACCGACCACTCAAACTTGCCCGTGTTTATCCCGCCCCGCAATGCTACAAACACAATGCATGTGCTAATCTTGTCTTCTGGTATCTCCTCAAGTATGGAGTACATTTTTCTGTATACTGCAAGCTGTCTTTTGTGGTCTGACGCATAGTTGGAGTTCTTGTCGGTTTTATAATCTACAATCAAATGGCCATCATCGTGCTGGAATATTGCATCAATGAATCCTATGAATAGCATACTTTGATCATCGTATTGTGTCATGGAACTAAGCGGTAACTTGTACGCCTTTTCCGTTGCTACAATTTTCAGTCCAGAATACTCCTTCCTCATCTGTTCAATTGCATTCAGGCCATTCTCCACGGCCTTTTTCACATTTTCCTCATAGTCTTCTGGCTTTGTCTTGCCGGTGGTGACGTCAGCCAAGGCAGAATGCACCTTGCTTCCAAAGTCTGTTGCGGCGTGATACTCTGGTATCTTTATGATGTTCTTGACAAGGAACTCGTACGGATCCGGTTTGATACTAGAATACGAAAAATGATCTACATTTTTGAAATAATTGATGATGAACTCCTCGAGCCATCCATCCTCTGATTTTAGTAGCCTTTCAGAATCCTGGAATCTGCCTGCAACAAACAGGGAAAACGCCTCTGACAGCCTGTTATTCAGTCTTGTTGCAACAACCTCGTCCCTTCTGTCATCAAGCTCAATCTCGGAAAAATTCTCGACATGATAGTTCTTCGAGTTCCTATCGTCCGTTATGATTATCAGTTTCTCCTTTGCCCTTGTAAATGCGACAAAATCTATTCTCAGTGATTCTTCCTCCAGTTCATCCTTTACGTCGATTCCGCCCGCCTGCAGTATTGCCTCGACTATTGTATCTACAAACGTGGTTCTCTTAGATGTGGTCGGAACGTACACTACGACATCAAATGCCTTGCCTTTTGCCTTGTGTACTGTAGTCAAAGTTATTTTGGAACTGGTGCTTCTTTCCACATAGGACTCTTCTGCTATTGAGATATAGTCAAAGAGGCCCTCATCCGTAGGTGTATCGAGTGCCAAATATTGGTCGATCTGATTTCTAACTGCAATTGCGGTGGCAAACCATTCTGCGCCCTTTGATACGCATAATGGGAATATTGTATTGTTGAACAAATTATCAAGATCCTCGCGCCTCATCAAGACTCCCCACGAAGTGATCTTGGCGAGTTTTTCCTTGTCCTTATTCCTGTGCGCCTTTGACAACTCAAACGCCTCCTTCAAAGTATATGGTGAAAACACTGTAAATGCGGCGGATATCTTGTCTTCAATCCTATCTGAAATCAGGCCCTTGACAAATCCAAGTATCTCGTCTTTTGCATGCTCAGCTGTTGCCTGTGAGGATGTTGAAGAATATTTTATGTTGTTTGTGTCCAAATACTGAGAGATCTCTATTATCTGTCTGTTTGTTCTTGTGATAATCCCTATTGTCTTTTCAGGGTTTTCCTCTATTACGTCTAGTATCTTGGATAACTGAGCCGAAGTAGACACTATCTTGGGAATCTGGCCGCTTCCCTGCGACCTAAAGCATGCCAATTCGCGCTCAAACATCTCCCTGTTTTTCGTCCTGCCAAGAAAATGACTCTTAGAATAGTCCAATATCTCCTGACAGCTTCTCCTGTTCATGGAAAGCAACTTTGGCTCACATGTCTCCCTGAACTTGTGGAAATTCTTAATCGAGCCGCCCTGAAATCCAAATATTGCCTGCTTTGAATCTCCTACAAGGAATAGATTTTCTCCGACCATCTGGGCTATCTTGGCTTCAAGTTCGTTCATGTCCTGCATTTCATCTACCAATACGTGCTTGAATTTTTTCCCTTGAAATCTCTCTATGAATATCAAAAGCATATCTGAATAATCAACTGCGTCCCCCTTGGAGCCCTCGTAGTTTTTGTACGCATCAACAAAGTATCTCAAAAACGCCTTTATCTCATCCAGGGAATACGTCGTCCTGTTCTCATTGTACAATCCGTTCAAAAGAGAAACTGCCTGCTCCACATCTATTTTGTCCGGGGTAATGCCAAAGCTTTTGATATATCTCATAGCATTTTCCGCCTTTGGTACAATCTCTGATATGATGTAGTTCTTGGAATAGTTGAATGCGTTATT
The Candidatus Nitrosotenuis cloacae DNA segment above includes these coding regions:
- a CDS encoding type II toxin-antitoxin system HicB family antitoxin — its product is MSEKRDYNILIKKDGKFYFGQCIEIPQARGQGNTKTEAIEDTKKAIKLCKSYLESKKKSSKLVTVSI
- a CDS encoding type II toxin-antitoxin system HicA family toxin, which translates into the protein MSLPVIGWKQVLKALKKKGFYPTRQTGSHIIVENGHGLWTAIPRKNELGKGLLLEIIAECGLTKKEFLELL
- a CDS encoding ATP-dependent helicase, with amino-acid sequence MSIQPSQEQAEIIRSERNTIVISNPGTGKTTTLSLKVMNLLEKGVRPDEILCITFTEKAKKEMFDAIFKIAKGKIAEPDIMKINIHTFHSFAYNYLIDSGMVTGDIVGNNLMRYSILGSFEKNNAFNYSKNYIISEIVPKAENAMRYIKSFGITPDKIDVEQAVSLLNGLYNENRTTYSLDEIKAFLRYFVDAYKNYEGSKGDAVDYSDMLLIFIERFQGKKFKHVLVDEMQDMNELEAKIAQMVGENLFLVGDSKQAIFGFQGGSIKNFHKFRETCEPKLLSMNRRSCQEILDYSKSHFLGRTKNREMFERELACFRSQGSGQIPKIVSTSAQLSKILDVIEENPEKTIGIITRTNRQIIEISQYLDTNNIKYSSTSSQATAEHAKDEILGFVKGLISDRIEDKISAAFTVFSPYTLKEAFELSKAHRNKDKEKLAKITSWGVLMRREDLDNLFNNTIFPLCVSKGAEWFATAIAVRNQIDQYLALDTPTDEGLFDYISIAEESYVERSTSSKITLTTVHKAKGKAFDVVVYVPTTSKRTTFVDTIVEAILQAGGIDVKDELEEESLRIDFVAFTRAKEKLIIITDDRNSKNYHVENFSEIELDDRRDEVVATRLNNRLSEAFSLFVAGRFQDSERLLKSEDGWLEEFIINYFKNVDHFSYSSIKPDPYEFLVKNIIKIPEYHAATDFGSKVHSALADVTTGKTKPEDYEENVKKAVENGLNAIEQMRKEYSGLKIVATEKAYKLPLSSMTQYDDQSMLFIGFIDAIFQHDDGHLIVDYKTDKNSNYASDHKRQLAVYRKMYSILEEIPEDKISTCIVFVALRGGINTGKFEWSVEFEKKNAFPTFEKHLQTVLAWKKDPKKFIQYLLDNPKEDLLYQVIKEKLKQ